From Novosphingobium decolorationis, one genomic window encodes:
- a CDS encoding putative bifunctional diguanylate cyclase/phosphodiesterase, translating into MLAGRILRLKDLVGRLREMLGYLNENVTGVIDAPSIGTQAPEMEGAMKALASQMHRHVEDLREAACRDGLTGLLNRVEMQKKVERIVGGASDDLQCALFFIDMDGFKAVNDTLGHHIGDRLLQNAADRLRMATQLDAQSDASPPDTAQPLTCIARFGGDEFVCFTAQPGCAQQASRIASRIVKVLSEPFEIGPHTINVSASVGVALRPDNGMDYATLIRSADTAMYCAKGSGRGCYEFYDPVMDIKAREEAEAEQELREALVRGNLELFYQPLYNVHSRRLLGAEALIRWRHPRKGLMLPQQFLHLANRANLDIQIGEWVIQESVKRIAEFERTGSPVQISINISPSHLERGDFIATVKAAIARWKIRPELLQIELTEESALRDPELAADRLRQLADIGVTLAVDDFGTGYSNLASLITLPISKLKIDKSLLKDITIRPDARVLVQTIISMANSLGLHSVAEGVETKAQLELLSAMGCDVVQGFLFSRPVELSAFRKLQKQGDYMDADFGILNTAA; encoded by the coding sequence GTGCTGGCCGGCCGGATCCTGCGCCTGAAGGACCTGGTCGGCCGGTTGCGCGAAATGCTCGGCTATCTCAACGAGAATGTGACCGGCGTCATCGATGCTCCGTCGATCGGTACGCAAGCACCTGAAATGGAAGGGGCGATGAAGGCTCTGGCCAGCCAGATGCACCGCCATGTCGAGGACTTGCGCGAGGCTGCCTGCCGTGACGGCCTGACCGGTCTGCTCAACCGGGTCGAAATGCAGAAGAAGGTGGAGCGCATCGTCGGCGGGGCCTCCGACGATCTGCAATGCGCACTTTTCTTCATCGACATGGACGGCTTCAAGGCGGTCAACGATACGCTTGGCCATCACATCGGTGACAGGCTTCTGCAGAATGCGGCCGATCGCCTGCGCATGGCGACCCAGCTGGACGCGCAGAGCGATGCTTCGCCCCCTGATACCGCGCAGCCGCTGACCTGCATCGCGCGTTTCGGGGGCGATGAGTTCGTCTGCTTCACGGCGCAGCCCGGGTGTGCGCAGCAGGCCAGCCGGATCGCTTCGCGTATCGTGAAGGTCCTGTCCGAACCCTTTGAAATTGGTCCCCACACCATCAACGTGAGCGCCAGTGTGGGCGTTGCCCTGCGTCCCGATAACGGGATGGATTACGCCACGCTGATCCGGTCGGCTGATACGGCCATGTACTGTGCCAAGGGATCGGGCCGGGGCTGCTACGAATTCTACGATCCGGTGATGGACATCAAGGCGCGCGAAGAGGCCGAAGCGGAACAGGAACTGCGTGAGGCACTGGTTCGTGGAAATCTCGAGCTGTTCTACCAGCCTCTCTACAATGTGCATTCGCGCCGATTGCTGGGCGCCGAGGCGCTGATCCGCTGGCGGCATCCCCGCAAGGGCCTCATGCTGCCCCAACAGTTCCTGCACCTCGCCAATCGCGCCAATCTCGACATCCAGATTGGCGAGTGGGTCATTCAGGAATCCGTCAAGCGCATCGCCGAGTTCGAGCGCACCGGCTCGCCTGTGCAGATCTCGATCAACATCTCCCCGTCGCACCTGGAGCGCGGGGATTTCATCGCCACCGTGAAGGCCGCGATCGCGCGCTGGAAAATCCGGCCCGAACTGCTTCAGATCGAACTGACCGAGGAAAGCGCGTTGCGTGATCCGGAACTTGCTGCCGACCGCCTGCGGCAACTGGCGGACATCGGCGTGACCCTTGCTGTCGACGATTTCGGAACCGGCTACTCGAACCTGGCGAGCCTGATCACTCTGCCGATCAGCAAGCTCAAGATCGACAAGTCGCTCCTCAAGGACATCACCATCCGGCCCGATGCCCGGGTCCTGGTGCAGACCATCATCAGCATGGCGAACAGCCTGGGTCTCCATTCCGTCGCCGAAGGCGTGGAAACGAAGGCGCAGCTGGAACTGCTCTCGGCGATGGGATGCGATGTTGTCCAGGGCTTCCTGTTCTCACGCCCCGTCGAACTCAGCGCGTTTCGCAAGCTTCAGAAGCAGGGCGATTACATGGATGCGGACTTCGGCATTCTTAATACGGCTGCGTAA
- a CDS encoding TonB-dependent receptor plug domain-containing protein yields the protein MAISLAAVSLPLGSKGYAQSVTDPLNGPQDAPSDDLLDVSLEDLLTLESTSVAKKRQRVVDSASAVYVITQEDIQRSAASTIPELLRGVPGVEVGRQTNGGYAVTIRGFNSRLANALLVMVDGRSQFVSTLSGVFWDQLMVPIGDIERIEIVRGPGASLWGANSSNGVINIITKHSADTGGVSFDARAGSRFQQGSLSYGGRMSDALNYRVYGTVRHDNGLVDVNGDDVGRRWQGGAAGTRLDWQPDSQNAATVQLDYARGSYDNPLLQVNADLTNPGYSTIRSRDEFESFSVLGRWTQRTSENFDWSLQAQYNDINRCELGNACFDWQLADLDLGFHWRANDVHDVNFGLGARVLLDELEGPYNVRFTDSADTDYWLSGYIQDDISLIPDTLRLTLGTKLEYNNFTGVEVQPTARIFYKPVPEVSLWSSVTRAVRTPSRMERAAQFNFTVELPNSATNPFPLPVYPVLLGDADRGSEHLLAYEAGARFDLGGSWSLDLAGYYNDYRKITVTVPGEAFPLFQDPVPYPLGLGLALDVKGIGRAKTWGGEASLSGRIMPWWKVRLNYSHFDFHVPTDPQSGSPYLMIFPLEGSPRHQVSLSNSVDIGSFFSVDSQLRHVSRLAQGPVPAYTALDLKATYRLPNGAELSLIGNDLLQARHVEFTQPFYPAPMMYVARTISAQLRFRF from the coding sequence GTGGCCATCAGCCTTGCCGCCGTGAGCTTGCCTCTTGGGAGCAAGGGCTACGCGCAGTCCGTCACCGATCCCTTGAACGGCCCGCAGGACGCGCCGTCTGACGATCTGCTTGATGTCTCGCTGGAAGACCTGCTGACGCTGGAATCGACTTCGGTGGCCAAGAAGCGGCAGCGTGTCGTGGATTCCGCCAGCGCCGTCTACGTGATCACGCAAGAGGATATCCAGCGCTCGGCGGCGAGCACGATCCCCGAACTGCTGCGCGGTGTTCCCGGCGTGGAAGTCGGCAGGCAGACCAACGGTGGCTATGCCGTCACGATCCGGGGGTTCAACAGCCGGCTGGCCAATGCGCTGCTGGTCATGGTCGATGGCCGCTCGCAGTTCGTCTCGACGCTTTCGGGCGTGTTCTGGGACCAATTGATGGTGCCGATTGGCGACATCGAACGCATCGAGATCGTGCGTGGTCCCGGTGCCAGCCTGTGGGGCGCCAATTCCTCGAACGGTGTCATCAACATCATCACCAAGCACAGCGCCGATACCGGGGGCGTGTCGTTCGATGCTCGCGCCGGCTCACGCTTCCAGCAGGGCAGCCTGTCCTATGGCGGGAGGATGTCCGATGCACTGAACTATCGTGTCTATGGCACGGTGCGCCACGACAACGGTCTGGTCGATGTCAACGGCGATGATGTCGGGCGGCGATGGCAGGGCGGGGCTGCCGGAACGCGTCTCGACTGGCAGCCCGACTCGCAGAACGCCGCCACCGTTCAACTGGACTATGCCAGGGGGAGTTACGACAATCCGCTGCTCCAGGTGAACGCGGACCTGACCAATCCCGGCTATTCGACTATTCGCTCGCGCGACGAATTCGAGTCCTTCAGCGTTCTGGGACGCTGGACGCAGCGCACGAGCGAGAACTTCGACTGGTCCCTGCAGGCCCAGTACAACGACATCAATCGCTGCGAACTGGGCAATGCCTGCTTCGACTGGCAGCTTGCCGATCTTGACCTCGGGTTCCACTGGCGGGCCAACGATGTCCATGACGTCAATTTTGGCCTCGGCGCGCGTGTCCTGCTCGATGAACTCGAGGGACCGTACAATGTCAGGTTCACCGATTCGGCGGATACCGACTACTGGCTGAGCGGTTATATCCAGGACGATATCTCGCTGATACCCGATACCCTGCGGCTGACACTGGGCACCAAGCTGGAGTACAACAACTTCACAGGTGTCGAAGTCCAGCCCACGGCAAGGATCTTCTACAAGCCGGTGCCCGAGGTCTCGCTGTGGAGCTCTGTCACGCGCGCGGTTCGCACACCGTCCCGCATGGAACGCGCGGCGCAGTTCAACTTCACCGTCGAGCTGCCCAATTCCGCCACCAATCCCTTTCCCTTGCCGGTCTATCCGGTGCTGCTCGGTGATGCCGACCGCGGATCCGAACATCTCCTCGCCTACGAGGCCGGTGCGCGGTTCGATCTCGGCGGGAGCTGGTCGCTCGATCTTGCCGGCTACTACAACGATTATCGCAAGATCACCGTTACCGTCCCGGGAGAGGCGTTTCCCCTGTTCCAGGACCCTGTACCCTATCCCCTCGGGCTGGGCCTCGCGCTCGACGTCAAGGGTATCGGCCGTGCGAAGACATGGGGAGGCGAGGCGTCGCTTTCCGGGCGCATCATGCCATGGTGGAAGGTTCGCCTGAACTATTCCCACTTCGACTTTCACGTGCCGACGGACCCGCAGAGCGGCAGCCCATACCTGATGATTTTCCCGCTCGAGGGCTCACCGCGCCATCAGGTTTCGCTGTCCAACAGCGTCGACATCGGCAGCTTCTTCTCGGTCGACAGCCAGCTGCGCCATGTCTCGCGCCTGGCGCAGGGGCCGGTGCCAGCCTATACCGCGCTTGACTTGAAAGCGACCTATCGCCTGCCCAACGGGGCGGAGCTCTCGCTGATCGGCAACGACCTGCTGCAGGCGCGGCACGTCGAGTTCACGCAGCCGTTCTATCCCGCGCCGATGATGTACGTTGCGCGGACGATTTCCGCGCAGCTGCGCTTCCGGTTTTGA
- a CDS encoding YfiR family protein — MRKLLLLHVLGSVLLAAGPVRAAPVDPNALKAAITLNLIRYIEIPDERGDGTIRLCVRRDLSAASQMARLNGRRLEKRTIAYRSIDDGAATGCDVVMLGEVGRSEVQRYRQKGRVIIGEGAGILDTGATIGLLRTGNQVRFEINLKAAREAGVTISSKILRLAARVQQ; from the coding sequence ATGCGCAAACTGCTTCTCCTGCACGTTCTGGGCTCGGTTCTGCTAGCTGCCGGACCGGTGCGCGCGGCGCCGGTGGATCCGAACGCGCTGAAAGCGGCGATCACGCTCAATCTGATCCGCTACATCGAGATCCCGGACGAGCGCGGCGACGGCACGATCAGGCTCTGTGTCCGGCGTGATCTTTCCGCCGCTTCCCAGATGGCCAGATTGAACGGTCGGCGCCTGGAAAAGAGAACCATCGCCTACAGGTCCATCGATGATGGAGCTGCGACCGGCTGCGATGTGGTCATGCTCGGCGAGGTCGGACGCAGCGAGGTCCAACGCTATCGCCAGAAGGGTAGGGTCATCATCGGCGAAGGGGCGGGCATCCTGGACACAGGGGCTACGATCGGTCTGTTGCGTACCGGGAACCAGGTCCGTTTCGAGATCAACCTCAAGGCGGCCCGCGAGGCCGGGGTGACGATCAGTTCGAAGATCCTGCGCCTGGCCGCGCGGGTGCAGCAATGA
- a CDS encoding CHASE sensor domain-containing protein, which translates to MRVARMIIAFRKKLKLLTGLAVASALTVSAMGLIGLQWKTDREQAEQRFVQAASIISSNIAPAILFEDPAVAGENLESIQGLDGIGWVEAVLPGGQVFASYDAAPGARADQLAWEAVVERPIRVDGRQIATLRVGVHYRSLSDILFDNLGAAALITMVAFAIAVLLSHWMDRIAHKPIDTLMRAMRKISASGDSSVRLE; encoded by the coding sequence ATGCGAGTTGCGCGCATGATCATCGCCTTTCGCAAGAAACTGAAATTGCTGACGGGCCTCGCTGTCGCTTCGGCGCTGACGGTATCGGCCATGGGGCTGATCGGCCTGCAGTGGAAGACCGACAGGGAGCAGGCGGAGCAGCGCTTCGTCCAGGCGGCCTCGATCATCTCGTCGAACATTGCGCCGGCCATCCTGTTCGAGGATCCGGCAGTGGCGGGCGAGAACCTGGAATCGATCCAGGGCCTCGACGGCATTGGCTGGGTCGAGGCCGTGCTGCCCGGCGGCCAGGTCTTTGCAAGCTATGATGCCGCGCCCGGTGCGCGGGCGGACCAGCTGGCCTGGGAAGCCGTGGTGGAGCGCCCCATCCGCGTCGATGGACGTCAGATCGCCACATTGCGCGTGGGGGTTCACTACCGGTCTTTGTCCGACATCCTGTTCGACAACCTGGGCGCCGCGGCGCTGATCACCATGGTCGCTTTCGCGATCGCGGTCCTGCTCAGCCACTGGATGGACAGGATCGCCCACAAGCCGATCGATACGCTCATGCGGGCAATGAGGAAGATCAGCGCATCGGGAGACTCAAGCGTCCGGCTCGAGTAG
- a CDS encoding hybrid sensor histidine kinase/response regulator, translating to MLERLEQGNVALSQSAQALREARDAAEEANVAKSQFLANMSHELRTPLNAIIGYAEVLREELDILELKRSLEDVEWIHTSAHQLLGLINSILDLSKIEAGRMGIDLHEFSPLSVMQEIEGMLAPIAAQRNNTLQIVTDPDIGEAYSDATKLRQCLLNLGANACKFTENGQIFILARADGEDLVFSVSDTGIGMTASQMNRLFQPFVQADASTTRRYGGTGLGLTITWRFAHMLGGTVEVDSVEGAGTTFTLRIRANLREYGAGEDDIPNAVQTEAVLDNRLRSTAKPLALIIEDQPSALQLMTRLAQRANFETICAEEGETGLQLAYQHRPDMILLDLTLPRVNGWQVLEALQADPELRSIPTVVVTVDDDRSRTIEAGAADHLVKPIDHGELNDIFVQYSQKHDGAILIVEDDPGTANLYARGLNQMGYTTQVASGGGEAMRLLQQGTFALIITDLRMPDGDGFSLIDRVAEMPEEQRPKIMVVTGKVLNEEDGKALTGKVVRLIPKNGLSPRKLGRNVQNLEAHGNAA from the coding sequence ATGCTCGAACGGCTGGAGCAGGGCAACGTGGCTCTTTCGCAAAGCGCGCAGGCTCTTCGCGAGGCACGCGACGCGGCTGAGGAAGCCAATGTCGCCAAGTCCCAGTTCCTTGCCAACATGAGCCACGAACTGCGGACGCCGCTCAATGCCATTATCGGCTATGCAGAAGTTCTTCGCGAGGAACTCGACATCCTCGAACTCAAGCGCTCGCTCGAGGATGTCGAGTGGATACACACCTCGGCACACCAGCTGCTCGGGCTCATAAACTCGATCCTCGACCTCTCGAAGATCGAAGCCGGTCGGATGGGGATCGACCTGCATGAATTCTCCCCCTTGAGCGTCATGCAGGAAATCGAAGGAATGCTGGCGCCCATCGCGGCGCAGCGCAACAACACCCTTCAGATCGTCACGGATCCTGACATCGGCGAGGCCTACTCGGACGCGACGAAGCTCAGGCAATGCCTTCTGAACCTCGGGGCAAATGCCTGCAAGTTCACCGAAAACGGGCAGATCTTCATCCTGGCACGGGCCGACGGGGAAGACCTTGTCTTTTCTGTGTCGGACACAGGCATCGGTATGACCGCCAGCCAGATGAACCGGCTCTTCCAGCCTTTCGTACAGGCGGACGCGAGTACGACACGCCGCTATGGCGGGACAGGCCTCGGCCTCACCATCACCTGGCGGTTTGCGCATATGCTGGGCGGCACTGTCGAGGTCGACAGCGTCGAGGGAGCCGGTACGACGTTCACGCTTCGCATAAGGGCGAATCTTCGCGAATATGGCGCGGGCGAGGACGATATCCCCAATGCCGTCCAGACCGAGGCTGTCCTGGATAATCGCTTGCGCTCCACGGCCAAGCCACTTGCCCTGATCATTGAGGATCAGCCCAGTGCCCTGCAACTGATGACCCGGTTGGCACAGCGCGCGAATTTTGAAACGATCTGCGCCGAGGAGGGGGAAACCGGCTTGCAGTTGGCCTACCAGCATCGGCCCGACATGATCCTGCTGGATCTGACCCTGCCGCGCGTGAATGGCTGGCAAGTGCTTGAAGCTCTTCAGGCGGATCCGGAACTGCGATCCATTCCAACCGTGGTTGTCACGGTCGACGATGATCGCAGTCGGACGATCGAAGCTGGCGCAGCAGACCACCTGGTCAAGCCCATTGATCATGGCGAACTGAACGATATTTTCGTTCAGTATTCGCAGAAGCACGATGGTGCGATCCTGATTGTCGAAGACGATCCCGGCACAGCCAACCTTTACGCCCGCGGGCTGAACCAGATGGGCTATACGACCCAGGTCGCGTCGGGTGGCGGCGAGGCCATGAGGCTTCTGCAGCAAGGCACGTTCGCCCTGATTATTACCGATCTGCGAATGCCGGACGGTGATGGCTTTTCCCTGATCGACAGGGTCGCCGAAATGCCCGAAGAGCAGCGCCCGAAGATCATGGTCGTCACCGGCAAGGTCCTGAATGAGGAAGACGGGAAGGCACTGACCGGCAAAGTGGTCAGGCTCATTCCGAAGAATGGCCTGTCTCCGCGCAAGTTGGGCCGGAACGTGCAAAATCTGGAAGCTCACGGCAATGCCGCATGA
- a CDS encoding response regulator, which translates to MPGTTNISDILVVDDMEANQAVIRRRLEPYGYRIRCVESGAAALKAIAERLPDIVLLDYMMPHMNGIEVLRILRQDQTTRELPIIMVTARAESEATIEALEAGADDYVTKPIDFQVLQARIATHVSKRSNAHNLMRTNAVLDERVVRRSMEIADLEDELKQQVLLRRELEAQIKLSPEKIQVTGEGGDLAELKTKLTNVQEKFEVLFVSALSGKSVNMAQMAEVRLLLANLCDEM; encoded by the coding sequence ATGCCTGGTACCACGAACATAAGCGATATTCTGGTTGTCGATGACATGGAGGCCAACCAGGCCGTCATTCGCCGACGGCTGGAGCCCTATGGCTACCGGATACGATGCGTTGAAAGCGGTGCTGCGGCGCTGAAGGCGATTGCCGAACGTCTGCCCGACATCGTGTTGCTGGACTACATGATGCCGCACATGAACGGCATCGAAGTCTTGCGGATCCTGCGACAGGACCAGACGACACGGGAGCTCCCTATCATCATGGTGACGGCACGTGCGGAAAGTGAGGCTACCATAGAAGCACTGGAAGCGGGCGCGGACGATTACGTCACGAAGCCGATCGATTTCCAGGTCCTGCAGGCCCGCATTGCAACGCACGTGTCCAAGCGCAGCAACGCCCACAACCTGATGCGCACGAATGCGGTGCTTGATGAACGCGTGGTCCGCCGTTCCATGGAAATTGCGGATCTCGAGGACGAACTCAAACAGCAGGTCCTGCTTAGGCGCGAACTCGAAGCGCAGATCAAGCTTTCGCCCGAGAAGATTCAGGTGACGGGAGAAGGTGGCGACCTCGCGGAACTAAAAACAAAACTGACGAACGTTCAAGAGAAGTTCGAAGTGTTGTTTGTCAGCGCTCTTTCAGGAAAGAGCGTGAACATGGCGCAAATGGCGGAAGTCCGTCTCTTGCTGGCCAATTTGTGTGACGAGATGTAG
- a CDS encoding polysaccharide deacetylase family protein codes for MAEPNMLQRPRPESRARFHDDFGQRFLVTVDTEEEFDWSRPLDREGHTLLSVPALRKFQEFCEGYGVTPVYLVDFPIVNTPLAVQAIGEAVREGRAEIGVQLHPWVNPPFEEAITAHNSFAGNLPRELEEAKLQRLKAKIEEVFGATPLIYRAGRYGLGADTASILRANGIAIDSSVRARFDYSGEGGPNYRHHPCHPYWVGTDDPRILELPLTSLYWGPLRQLGDWIYPRLWRAPRLRGMLARLGLLERIALTPEGITAHEAMRGVDIALDDGVPVLVFSFHSPSLAPGYTPYVRDDAELDAFYAWWRTLFDYLATRGISSTSVKDIMRCVELP; via the coding sequence GTGGCCGAACCCAACATGCTGCAGCGTCCAAGGCCAGAAAGCCGGGCCCGTTTCCACGACGACTTCGGGCAACGCTTTCTCGTGACGGTCGATACCGAGGAGGAGTTCGACTGGTCCCGCCCTCTGGACCGCGAAGGTCACACTCTCCTCAGCGTCCCAGCCTTGCGCAAATTTCAGGAATTCTGCGAGGGATACGGCGTAACTCCGGTCTACCTCGTCGACTTCCCGATCGTGAACACGCCCCTTGCCGTTCAGGCCATCGGAGAGGCCGTCCGCGAAGGACGCGCCGAGATCGGCGTCCAGTTGCACCCCTGGGTCAACCCTCCGTTCGAGGAAGCGATAACCGCCCACAACAGCTTCGCCGGCAACCTCCCGCGGGAACTCGAAGAGGCCAAGCTGCAGCGGCTGAAAGCGAAGATCGAGGAGGTTTTTGGCGCCACCCCCTTGATCTACCGCGCCGGTCGCTATGGCCTGGGCGCGGATACGGCCTCGATCCTGCGCGCCAACGGGATCGCCATCGACAGTTCGGTACGGGCCCGCTTCGACTACAGCGGCGAAGGTGGTCCCAACTATCGCCATCATCCCTGCCACCCCTACTGGGTCGGCACCGATGATCCGCGTATTCTCGAACTTCCGCTGACAAGCCTCTACTGGGGCCCACTGCGCCAGCTTGGTGACTGGATCTATCCCCGGCTCTGGCGCGCACCGCGCCTGCGCGGCATGCTGGCACGGCTGGGGCTTCTTGAACGCATCGCCCTCACCCCCGAAGGGATCACCGCGCACGAGGCCATGCGCGGCGTCGACATAGCCCTCGACGACGGTGTGCCCGTCCTTGTCTTTTCCTTCCACAGCCCCTCGCTCGCACCGGGCTATACCCCTTACGTGCGCGATGATGCCGAACTCGACGCCTTCTATGCCTGGTGGCGAACCCTCTTCGACTACCTTGCGACCCGCGGCATTTCCTCCACCAGCGTCAAGGACATCATGCGCTGCGTAGAGCTGCCCTGA
- a CDS encoding sensor histidine kinase: protein MHFDDRLSTVLRHSATSGTLARIQYRQLIDILAQAPSGLVTDLTEAGYARLDSLGATIRDTDQAELIRQSLVRLTNPRLLALLAEAGPQVASAALAKTRLSEAAWLDLIPALPVHARGILRHRRDLPPRVNDMLERLGIGDRALPPIAAASAATETLAPSAERSAGEALEPPAPQQTEERPGHMANAEVQARTLGAGRVPSNEAEVEELVLTQLLGDEPPAAPPFPAHRPEADQGPPVSTFAPPHDPAPCGSTRAATQAPSTIPTSLREWARLRASGPLTPPPPPPLAPDGPGDPGIGAIVRRIEEFRRSRQKPQPTEPQGDSPRLPLGDAISEATQGPTTLDFATDALGRITWADGPFASAVTGFLLPLHESEQETIATAVRHGQPIRGARIQLSGPAAISGIWQVDAAACFDQGTGRFTGHSGRLRRPHPSVRDTANASASAEADRMRQVLHELRTPANAIQVAAEIIQQQLYGPAPHEYRALAASIAGDCAHILAGFEELDRLVKLETGALSLDPGLCNFALVTHRTIQRLGSWTGPRNSGFRPSPDLADAQLPIALEHDEAERLVWRLLAALAGASASEERLALHWAENGSDLRICLQLPKTLAEREGDALFAIGDIGRGQALTAGVFGVGFTLRLASAEARSAGGGLQRIANELVLTLPLARVKDARPDMANLAS from the coding sequence ATGCACTTCGACGATCGCCTTTCCACGGTTTTGCGCCATTCCGCGACCAGCGGAACGCTTGCGCGCATCCAGTACAGACAGCTGATCGACATCCTGGCGCAGGCCCCTTCCGGTCTCGTCACGGACCTGACCGAGGCGGGTTACGCCCGCCTTGATTCGCTGGGGGCAACGATTCGCGACACCGATCAGGCCGAACTGATTCGCCAGTCCCTGGTGCGCCTTACCAATCCCCGCCTCCTTGCCCTGCTCGCCGAAGCTGGCCCCCAGGTCGCCAGCGCCGCACTTGCCAAGACGCGACTGAGCGAAGCGGCTTGGCTTGACCTGATCCCGGCCCTTCCCGTCCATGCCCGCGGCATCCTGCGCCACCGCCGCGACCTGCCCCCGCGCGTGAACGACATGCTGGAACGGCTGGGCATCGGCGACCGGGCGCTTCCTCCCATCGCGGCCGCATCAGCCGCGACCGAGACGCTCGCCCCCAGTGCAGAGCGATCTGCGGGCGAAGCCCTCGAACCGCCAGCCCCTCAGCAGACAGAGGAACGGCCTGGGCATATGGCAAACGCCGAAGTTCAGGCCCGGACACTCGGCGCTGGTCGAGTTCCCTCGAACGAAGCGGAAGTCGAGGAACTCGTGCTCACGCAATTACTGGGCGACGAACCACCCGCTGCCCCTCCATTCCCTGCACACCGCCCGGAAGCGGACCAAGGCCCGCCCGTGAGCACCTTTGCGCCGCCGCATGATCCCGCGCCTTGCGGGAGCACGCGCGCCGCGACACAGGCGCCCTCCACCATCCCCACATCGCTGCGGGAATGGGCGCGTCTGCGCGCGTCGGGCCCCCTCACCCCGCCGCCACCGCCGCCACTCGCACCGGACGGCCCCGGGGATCCGGGAATCGGCGCGATCGTACGCCGCATCGAGGAATTCCGTCGAAGCCGCCAGAAGCCCCAGCCCACGGAACCCCAGGGCGATTCGCCCCGGCTGCCTCTGGGCGATGCCATCAGTGAAGCCACGCAGGGCCCCACGACCCTCGATTTCGCCACCGATGCCCTTGGCCGGATTACCTGGGCCGACGGCCCCTTCGCCAGCGCGGTCACCGGCTTCCTTCTCCCTCTTCACGAGAGCGAACAGGAAACGATAGCGACCGCTGTTCGGCACGGGCAGCCGATCCGGGGAGCACGTATCCAGCTGTCGGGCCCGGCCGCGATCAGTGGCATATGGCAAGTCGATGCCGCCGCCTGCTTCGACCAAGGCACGGGACGCTTCACCGGCCATAGCGGCCGCTTGCGCCGCCCCCACCCTTCGGTGCGGGATACGGCGAACGCCAGCGCCAGCGCCGAGGCGGACCGGATGCGCCAGGTTCTTCATGAACTGCGCACTCCGGCAAACGCCATCCAGGTTGCTGCCGAGATCATCCAGCAGCAACTCTACGGCCCTGCCCCTCACGAGTACCGGGCGCTTGCGGCCTCCATCGCGGGCGATTGCGCGCATATCCTGGCCGGTTTCGAGGAACTCGACCGACTGGTCAAACTCGAAACAGGCGCCCTGTCACTCGACCCGGGGCTCTGCAACTTCGCGCTTGTCACCCATCGCACGATCCAGCGCCTGGGCAGTTGGACGGGCCCGCGCAACAGCGGTTTTCGGCCCTCCCCGGACCTCGCCGACGCGCAGCTGCCCATCGCCCTCGAACACGACGAAGCCGAACGCCTCGTCTGGCGCCTGCTTGCCGCGCTCGCCGGCGCGTCGGCCAGCGAGGAGCGTCTGGCGCTCCACTGGGCCGAAAATGGCAGCGACCTTCGCATCTGCCTGCAACTGCCCAAGACTCTCGCCGAGCGCGAAGGCGACGCGCTGTTTGCGATCGGCGACATCGGTCGCGGACAGGCCCTGACAGCAGGCGTGTTCGGGGTCGGCTTCACCTTGCGCCTTGCCTCAGCCGAAGCCCGCAGCGCCGGGGGCGGCCTGCAGCGCATTGCCAATGAACTCGTGCTTACGTTACCCTTGGCCCGGGTGAAAGACGCACGCCCTGACATGGCGAACCTCGCTTCCTGA
- a CDS encoding Lrp/AsnC family transcriptional regulator, translating into MINLDEIDRRLLAELQDEGRITNVELAQRVGLTAPPCLRRVRSLEEAGIIQGYHADLDPSKLGFTITVFALVSLKSQAEEALRAFEDHMKGLAEVRECHMLNGEIDFILKIVSRDLQSFQEFLTSKLTPAPNVDSVKTSLTIRTSKSIPGVPLEV; encoded by the coding sequence ATGATCAATCTGGATGAAATCGATCGTCGGCTTCTGGCCGAGTTGCAGGATGAGGGGCGGATCACCAACGTCGAGTTGGCCCAGCGCGTCGGCCTGACCGCGCCGCCGTGTCTGCGCCGCGTGCGCAGCCTCGAGGAGGCCGGGATCATCCAGGGCTACCACGCCGATCTGGACCCTTCGAAACTCGGCTTCACGATCACGGTCTTCGCGCTCGTCAGCCTCAAGAGCCAGGCCGAGGAAGCGCTGCGTGCGTTCGAGGACCACATGAAGGGCCTTGCCGAAGTGCGTGAGTGCCACATGCTCAACGGTGAAATCGACTTCATACTGAAGATCGTCAGCCGCGACCTCCAGAGCTTCCAGGAATTCCTGACCAGCAAGCTGACGCCCGCGCCCAACGTGGACAGCGTCAAGACCTCGCTCACGATCCGTACATCGAAGAGCATTCCGGGCGTTCCGCTCGAGGTCTGA